A section of the Pedobacter sp. HDW13 genome encodes:
- the rimP gene encoding ribosome assembly cofactor RimP — protein sequence MQVEKRVAALVEEKIADRPELFLVDVKMLPNNKLIIHVDGDEGISIQDCVAISRHVGFHLEEENAIEQAYNLEVSSPGVGEPLRLVRQYSKNVGRTLGIKLKDGLKKEGKLLAVTENDLLIEESVKEKGKKAVAVQTTVPFNDILETSVLISFK from the coding sequence ATGCAGGTAGAAAAGAGAGTTGCAGCCCTCGTAGAGGAAAAAATTGCCGATCGTCCAGAGTTGTTTCTGGTTGATGTGAAAATGTTGCCAAACAATAAATTAATTATCCATGTTGATGGCGATGAAGGCATTAGCATACAGGATTGCGTGGCTATTAGCAGGCACGTTGGTTTTCATCTCGAAGAAGAAAACGCAATAGAGCAGGCTTATAATTTAGAAGTTTCTTCGCCGGGTGTTGGCGAGCCATTAAGGCTTGTTCGCCAATACAGCAAAAATGTTGGCCGTACTTTAGGTATTAAGTTAAAAGATGGCCTGAAAAAAGAAGGTAAACTGCTGGCAGTTACAGAAAATGATTTGCTGATTGAAGAATCGGTAAAAGAAAAAGGGAAAAAGGCGGTAGCGGTTCAAACAACTGTTCCGTTTAATGATATATTAGAAACAAGTGTGTTAATTTCATTTAAGTAA
- the nusA gene encoding transcription termination factor NusA, whose translation MSTTTINLIDSFQEFKDFKNIDRPTVISVLEEVFRSMLRKKYGTDENCDVIVNPDNGDLEIWRTRKVMEDGFSEDDDLEIELADVHKLDPTLEVGDDYIEQITLESFGRRAILAARQTLVSKVLELEKDEIFKKYKDRVGEIVTGEVYQVWKKETLVLDDEGNELLMPKTEQIPADYFKKGDSVKAVISKVEMINANPKIIISRTAPEFLQRLFELEVPEIFDGLITVKKIVREPGERAKVAVESYDDRIDPVGACVGMKGSRIHGIVRELKNENIDVINFTNNISLYITRALSPAKITSIKLDDETKHASVYLKPDQVSLAIGRGGHNIKLAGKLTGYEIDVYREAGEESDEDVDLEEFSDEIDSWIIDELKAIGCDTAKSVLALTVEDLVKRTDLEEETIKEVVQILQSEFE comes from the coding sequence ATGAGTACTACAACAATTAATTTGATCGACTCTTTTCAAGAGTTCAAAGATTTCAAAAATATAGATCGCCCTACGGTGATCAGTGTGCTGGAAGAGGTTTTTCGTAGCATGTTGCGTAAAAAATACGGAACAGATGAAAACTGTGATGTAATTGTGAACCCGGATAACGGGGACTTGGAGATCTGGAGAACAAGGAAAGTAATGGAAGATGGCTTTTCTGAGGATGATGATTTAGAAATCGAACTTGCTGATGTACACAAACTTGATCCGACTTTAGAAGTTGGTGATGATTATATCGAGCAAATTACTTTAGAAAGTTTCGGTCGTAGGGCAATTTTAGCAGCACGCCAAACACTCGTTTCTAAAGTATTGGAGTTAGAGAAAGATGAAATTTTCAAAAAATATAAAGATCGCGTTGGTGAAATTGTAACCGGCGAGGTTTATCAGGTTTGGAAAAAAGAAACTTTGGTTTTAGATGATGAAGGTAACGAACTTTTAATGCCTAAAACAGAGCAGATCCCAGCTGATTATTTCAAAAAAGGCGATTCTGTAAAAGCAGTAATCTCTAAAGTGGAAATGATCAATGCCAATCCGAAAATTATCATTTCGAGAACTGCGCCTGAGTTTTTACAGCGCTTGTTCGAGCTTGAAGTACCTGAGATTTTTGATGGTTTAATTACCGTTAAGAAAATTGTTCGCGAACCAGGAGAGCGTGCTAAAGTTGCAGTAGAATCGTATGATGACCGTATTGATCCGGTTGGAGCATGTGTGGGTATGAAAGGATCGCGTATCCATGGTATCGTTCGCGAGCTGAAAAACGAAAATATTGATGTGATTAACTTCACAAACAACATCTCATTATATATTACCCGTGCTTTAAGCCCGGCTAAAATCACATCTATTAAATTGGATGATGAAACCAAACATGCATCGGTTTATTTAAAACCAGATCAGGTTTCATTGGCAATCGGACGTGGCGGACATAACATTAAACTGGCTGGTAAATTAACCGGTTACGAGATTGATGTTTACCGTGAAGCTGGAGAAGAAAGCGACGAGGATGTGGATTTAGAAGAATTCTCAGATGAGATTGATAGCTGGATTATTGATGAATTAAAGGCTATCGGGTGCGATACTGCTAAGAGTGTTTTAGCACTTACAGTAGAAGATTTGGTAAAACGCACCGACTTAGAAGAAGAAACCATTAAAGAAGTGGTTCAGATTTTACAGTCAGAATTTGAATAA
- a CDS encoding phage holin family protein yields the protein MRFIIEILLTGLAFFIGARFLVPGVHIDSYGSAIIASILIALANATIGFILRLLTFPINFLTLGLVSFIITVLMVLLVDNMMTSFNTSGFISAAFLAIIVALLKAVFGAIVGEKE from the coding sequence ATGAGATTTATTATCGAAATACTATTAACAGGGCTGGCCTTTTTTATCGGCGCCAGATTCTTAGTACCTGGTGTACATATTGATAGCTATGGCAGTGCCATTATTGCCTCCATTTTAATTGCCCTGGCCAACGCTACAATTGGCTTTATTTTAAGGCTATTAACCTTTCCGATTAATTTCCTTACCCTGGGCCTGGTTTCGTTTATCATCACCGTATTAATGGTATTATTGGTTGATAACATGATGACTTCTTTTAATACCTCGGGTTTTATCTCCGCAGCTTTTCTGGCAATAATTGTAGCCCTGCTGAAAGCAGTTTTTGGCGCTATTGTGGGAGAGAAAGAATAG